A region from the Leptospirillum ferriphilum ML-04 genome encodes:
- a CDS encoding non-canonical purine NTP pyrophosphatase, translating to MKKTLLLASGNPHKFEEFRRLFPEGVGLEMASPDTFFPPEDRETYFGNAFLKANACFPAPGRLILADDSGLEVDALDGRPGVLSSRFAGAGASSLMNCQALVREMKTVPPEKRTARFRCVLVLLDGDSGRLTGAVQGVVEGRLTRGILGEGGFGYDPLFVPEGYQVSFGILPSSVKDRISHRARAVFNLLTLLERLPA from the coding sequence TTGAAAAAGACACTGCTTCTGGCATCGGGAAACCCCCACAAGTTCGAAGAGTTTCGCCGGTTGTTTCCGGAAGGGGTCGGACTCGAAATGGCGTCTCCGGACACGTTTTTTCCCCCGGAGGACAGGGAAACATATTTCGGAAACGCTTTTCTGAAAGCAAATGCCTGTTTCCCGGCACCGGGTCGCCTGATCCTTGCCGATGACTCCGGTCTGGAAGTCGATGCCCTGGACGGGAGGCCGGGTGTACTTTCTTCGCGTTTTGCCGGTGCCGGAGCGAGTTCCCTGATGAATTGCCAGGCACTCGTCCGGGAAATGAAAACGGTGCCTCCGGAAAAAAGGACCGCCCGCTTCCGGTGTGTTCTTGTGTTGCTGGACGGGGACTCCGGACGGTTGACGGGTGCCGTCCAGGGGGTTGTGGAGGGACGACTGACAAGGGGAATCCTCGGGGAAGGGGGGTTCGGGTATGATCCTTTGTTTGTTCCCGAGGGGTATCAGGTTTCCTTCGGTATCCTGCCTTCTTCGGTCAAGGACCGGATCT